The Flavobacterium faecale genome has a segment encoding these proteins:
- a CDS encoding carboxypeptidase-like regulatory domain-containing protein, translated as MKYFVVFFFLLLSIATQAQDSPLSQKVTGYIYNDNTKLPLNDANVININKVRGAQTDIKGYFEIDVQPNDTLHISLLGFQSLRVKVTNDWLKNKVAKIFLTERAIALEEVVINPFNLTGYLEVDSKTIPVKENYRYSISGLTSGYETGEYAPNAFSKILGSIFNPADLLYNTFSNKSKEFKKLKDMKKDDTVRNLLASKFDRETLAVLLGIDKKDIPEILQRCNYSESFIQTANDLQIMDAISGCYEEYKILKKVK; from the coding sequence ATGAAATATTTTGTAGTTTTCTTTTTTTTACTCCTATCCATTGCTACTCAAGCACAGGACAGCCCGCTTTCTCAAAAAGTTACGGGATATATTTATAACGATAATACCAAATTACCTCTTAACGATGCCAATGTCATCAATATAAACAAGGTTCGAGGTGCACAAACAGATATCAAAGGGTACTTTGAAATTGATGTCCAACCCAACGATACACTTCACATTTCACTTTTAGGATTTCAATCCCTTCGTGTAAAAGTTACCAATGACTGGTTAAAAAACAAAGTTGCCAAAATTTTCTTAACAGAACGAGCAATTGCCCTTGAAGAAGTCGTCATTAATCCATTCAATCTTACCGGTTATCTTGAAGTTGATTCGAAAACCATACCTGTAAAAGAGAATTACCGTTACAGTATTTCTGGTTTAACTAGCGGCTATGAAACAGGAGAATATGCTCCAAATGCTTTCAGTAAAATTTTAGGATCTATTTTCAATCCCGCCGATTTACTCTATAATACCTTTAGCAATAAAAGCAAGGAATTCAAGAAACTAAAAGACATGAAAAAGGACGACACCGTACGAAACCTTTTAGCTTCAAAGTTTGATAGAGAAACCCTAGCAGTATTGCTCGGAATCGATAAAAAAGATATTCCCGAAATTTTGCAACGTTGCAACTATTCAGAATCATTTATTCAAACCGCCAATGACCTCCAAATTATGGACGCCATCAGCGGTTGTTATGAAGAATACAAAATATTAAAAAAAGTAAAGTAA
- a CDS encoding aminoacyl-histidine dipeptidase has product MSQEIRNLEPQALWNKFADLNAVPRPSKKEERVIEFMKDFGAKLGLETFEDEIRNVIIRKPATAGMENRKMVTLQGHVDMVHQKNNDTVFDFDTQGIDMYVDGDWVRAKGTTLGADNGLGVAAIMAILESTDIPHPAIEALFTVDEETGMTGAFELKAGVLQGEILLNLDTEEDDEIGIGCAGGIDITAVAEYDEEPTPEGSVGYTITVKGLKGGHSGMEIHKGLGNANKIMNRILFDGFDDFGLQISTINGGSLRNAIPRESVAEVIIAAVYDEAFVYDMQAVVNEIKSELRTMEPTLEVVFEKLEQTPTSVMPSMAQYYFVRSMYTAHNGVYSMSADFDNLVETSNNIAIVTVGQGKLAVKCLTRSSVETAKMDLATSLQSAFELMGCEVEMNGAYPGWTPNPDSAILAAMLPIYEKMYNEKPNVAACHAGLECGILGVNYPEMDMISFGPTILGAHSPDERASISSSQKFWNYLIAVLAATPVKQ; this is encoded by the coding sequence ATGAGTCAAGAAATAAGAAACTTAGAACCACAAGCTTTGTGGAATAAATTTGCCGATTTGAATGCAGTGCCACGTCCGTCTAAAAAAGAGGAACGTGTGATTGAATTTATGAAAGATTTTGGAGCTAAATTGGGTCTTGAAACTTTTGAAGATGAAATTAGAAACGTGATTATTCGTAAACCTGCTACTGCGGGTATGGAAAATCGTAAGATGGTCACGTTGCAAGGGCATGTAGATATGGTGCACCAAAAGAATAATGACACGGTTTTTGATTTTGATACGCAGGGAATCGACATGTACGTGGACGGAGATTGGGTACGCGCGAAGGGAACTACTCTTGGTGCTGACAATGGTCTTGGAGTTGCTGCGATTATGGCTATTTTGGAAAGTACTGATATTCCGCATCCTGCCATTGAGGCTTTGTTTACTGTAGATGAGGAAACGGGAATGACCGGTGCTTTTGAATTGAAAGCGGGTGTATTGCAAGGAGAGATTCTGTTGAACTTGGATACCGAAGAAGATGACGAAATTGGTATTGGTTGCGCTGGTGGAATCGATATTACGGCTGTTGCTGAATATGATGAGGAGCCAACTCCCGAAGGTTCTGTAGGGTATACGATTACAGTAAAAGGCTTGAAAGGTGGTCACTCTGGAATGGAAATTCATAAAGGTTTGGGGAATGCTAATAAGATTATGAACCGTATTTTGTTTGACGGATTTGATGATTTTGGGTTGCAGATTTCGACTATTAATGGAGGTAGTTTGCGCAATGCGATTCCGAGAGAAAGTGTGGCTGAGGTGATTATTGCTGCTGTTTATGATGAAGCTTTTGTGTATGACATGCAGGCGGTAGTTAATGAGATCAAAAGTGAGCTACGAACTATGGAGCCAACTCTTGAGGTGGTTTTTGAGAAACTGGAGCAAACGCCAACAAGCGTGATGCCATCGATGGCACAATATTACTTTGTACGTTCTATGTACACGGCGCACAATGGTGTGTATAGCATGAGTGCCGATTTTGATAACTTGGTTGAAACCTCTAATAATATTGCTATCGTTACTGTTGGCCAAGGGAAATTGGCCGTAAAATGCCTGACACGTTCGTCTGTAGAGACAGCAAAAATGGATTTGGCTACGAGTTTGCAATCGGCTTTTGAGTTGATGGGTTGTGAGGTTGAAATGAACGGTGCATATCCTGGATGGACACCAAACCCAGATTCGGCTATTTTGGCTGCTATGTTACCGATTTATGAAAAGATGTATAACGAAAAACCAAATGTTGCAGCTTGCCACGCAGGTCTAGAATGTGGTATTCTTGGAGTGAATTACCCAGAGATGGACATGATTTCATTCGGACCAACGATTCTAGGAGCGCATAGTCCAGATGAGCGCGCTAGTATTTCGTCATCACAGAAATTTTGGAATTATTTGATCGCAGTTTTGGCAGCAACTCCTGTAAAACAATAG
- a CDS encoding T9SS type A sorting domain-containing protein encodes MKTTKFLFSAITCLIVGLNTQAQRTDRFVNLGGTGTQVTVNGGVSFPDKTAELQNLINTNKKNIKLNGNMTLGEIALSSNVHIDIKKGVVIKLKTTNGRGLMFRGGKEVTDAAIENVKIYCSECSTLPSDNNKSAERYTIDMSSGTPDENCNFVSFGKVTNFSLSQFYVIDNYTKINAITLATNVKDNTATGDVWTRSYTVQAAPTQGDIKLGYLKNGHVGYGLLQVQAAKNVNFHNLTSQGGVSLRLESGSTIAVVPTTEGSAANMDNLEGYNIVGINGWSAVTLSPHGRRHGAISLKNITAIGCSSAIRIIGGFQDRDVEGLPNFPTAKYKRGNFGSVTITGTIKHTYGTTAQLEGRDFSYFPQSLIKNKTLEQVFPKAAPYIAPFDGADARINTPSIATVLYFSKDSAAASPRDIDGQYSVNLTGATLEKPGFNSCIPTTIYANDKNKICSSTSKFSIDYDETALDTKREIFSFETLDNTISVSTKVITIHLTKDSNIIIYNSIGKTIKTVIASAGITEINASNFANGIYIVSIQQEGNIIKKKIIL; translated from the coding sequence ATGAAAACAACCAAATTTTTATTTTCAGCTATTACTTGCCTAATAGTAGGACTAAACACACAGGCCCAAAGAACAGACAGATTCGTAAATCTTGGAGGTACTGGAACTCAAGTTACAGTAAATGGAGGAGTATCTTTTCCAGACAAAACTGCAGAATTACAAAACCTCATTAATACCAACAAAAAAAATATTAAACTAAATGGAAACATGACACTAGGTGAAATTGCTTTAAGTAGTAACGTTCATATTGACATTAAAAAAGGAGTCGTTATTAAACTTAAAACAACAAATGGTAGAGGGCTTATGTTCCGAGGAGGTAAAGAGGTTACTGACGCAGCCATAGAAAATGTTAAGATTTACTGTAGTGAATGTAGTACTCTACCTAGTGATAACAACAAGTCTGCTGAACGATATACAATTGATATGAGTAGTGGTACTCCAGACGAGAACTGTAATTTTGTCTCCTTTGGTAAAGTAACAAATTTTTCACTTTCACAATTTTACGTTATAGACAACTACACTAAAATTAACGCTATAACACTAGCGACTAACGTCAAGGACAATACTGCAACTGGGGATGTATGGACAAGAAGCTATACAGTTCAAGCTGCTCCAACACAGGGGGACATAAAATTAGGTTACTTAAAAAATGGTCATGTAGGGTATGGATTACTGCAAGTACAGGCAGCAAAAAATGTAAATTTCCATAACTTGACCTCACAAGGCGGAGTATCATTACGCTTGGAATCTGGCTCTACAATTGCTGTAGTCCCAACTACAGAAGGATCTGCTGCAAATATGGATAATTTAGAAGGCTATAACATTGTTGGAATAAACGGATGGTCTGCCGTAACGCTATCACCTCATGGAAGAAGACACGGAGCAATTTCTTTAAAAAATATAACTGCAATCGGATGTAGTTCAGCTATTAGAATAATTGGTGGATTTCAAGACAGAGACGTTGAAGGTTTGCCGAACTTCCCTACAGCCAAATATAAAAGAGGTAATTTTGGATCAGTTACAATTACAGGAACAATCAAGCATACCTATGGTACTACAGCTCAACTAGAAGGAAGAGATTTCAGTTACTTCCCTCAATCCCTTATAAAAAATAAAACATTAGAACAGGTATTCCCTAAAGCAGCTCCATACATAGCACCATTTGACGGAGCAGATGCTAGAATAAACACTCCATCAATAGCAACGGTATTATACTTTTCTAAAGATAGTGCTGCTGCTAGCCCAAGAGATATAGATGGACAATATAGTGTGAATTTAACTGGAGCTACATTAGAAAAACCTGGATTTAATTCTTGTATTCCTACCACAATTTATGCAAATGACAAAAATAAAATATGCTCATCAACCTCTAAATTTTCAATAGATTATGATGAAACTGCACTTGATACAAAACGTGAAATTTTTTCTTTTGAAACCTTAGATAATACTATTAGTGTAAGCACTAAAGTTATCACTATTCATTTAACGAAAGATTCAAACATAATCATATACAATAGTATTGGAAAAACTATTAAAACTGTTATTGCATCAGCAGGGATTACTGAAATAAATGCTTCAAATTTTGCCAATGGTATATATATTGTATCAATTCAACAAGAAGGAAATATAATAAAAAAGAAAATCATACTTTAA
- a CDS encoding DNA-deoxyinosine glycosylase → METTKSSFAPISNPDIEILILGSLPGDKSIEVNEYYGHPRNRFWKILATISEQNQPENYKDKLALLQKLKIGLWDVAQNAIRNGSLDSAIKSVEPNDIGNFITNHPKLRIIAFNGKTSEALFNKYFDKKPPIHYIALPSSSPANARFDFETLRVAWQKVLE, encoded by the coding sequence ATGGAAACCACCAAATCATCCTTTGCACCAATTTCAAATCCGGATATCGAAATTTTGATTTTAGGTTCCTTGCCAGGAGACAAATCCATTGAAGTCAACGAATATTATGGTCATCCTCGTAATCGATTTTGGAAAATACTTGCAACAATTTCCGAACAGAATCAACCGGAAAATTACAAGGATAAATTGGCTCTTTTGCAAAAACTAAAAATTGGCCTTTGGGATGTTGCCCAAAATGCCATTAGAAACGGAAGCCTTGACAGCGCTATAAAATCAGTAGAACCCAACGATATTGGAAACTTTATAACCAACCATCCAAAGTTGAGAATCATAGCATTTAACGGAAAAACATCTGAAGCACTCTTCAATAAATATTTCGATAAAAAACCACCAATCCACTACATTGCACTACCAAGTTCGAGTCCAGCAAATGCACGATTTGACTTTGAAACATTACGTGTGGCTTGGCAAAAAGTTTTGGAATAA
- a CDS encoding DUF3810 domain-containing protein → MNCVVATTAAKSIKPIIFTLTKFFFVQSKYYLPIFLLVQIIFLKTLAFFPAFVENYYSNGLYQTISKTARITFGFFSFSIGDLAYGILVALIIKWFWKRRKTWKQQWKNNLLTVLSFLSVLYFVFHLLWGINYYREPLFEKMTISRDYTDADLLIFTKKLISKTNALQHQITKNDSLKVIFPYTQEAVFKMNLKGYENLSKQHIFFTYKNISTKKSLFSLPLTYMGFSGYLNPFTNEAQVNDLFPMTNFPLVTAHEMAHQLGYASESECNFVGFLASIKNEDIYIQYSGYSFALRYCLSNWNRRDEKTFKILLKSINPGIIKNYQETEAFWDSYQSPIDTAFHAFYDQYLKANQQSEGIDSYSKFLNLLINYSGKESLSF, encoded by the coding sequence TTGAATTGTGTAGTTGCAACAACCGCTGCAAAATCAATAAAACCCATTATCTTTACCTTAACAAAATTCTTTTTCGTGCAGTCAAAATACTACCTACCCATTTTTTTACTTGTTCAAATAATTTTCTTGAAAACGTTGGCATTTTTTCCAGCGTTTGTAGAAAACTATTACAGTAATGGCTTGTACCAAACAATTTCAAAAACAGCAAGAATCACCTTTGGATTTTTCTCCTTTTCAATAGGTGACTTAGCCTACGGAATTTTAGTAGCATTAATTATCAAATGGTTTTGGAAACGAAGAAAGACTTGGAAACAGCAGTGGAAAAACAATCTATTGACTGTTTTGAGTTTTCTATCGGTTTTGTATTTTGTATTTCACCTTTTGTGGGGCATCAACTATTACCGTGAGCCTTTATTCGAAAAAATGACCATCAGTCGTGACTATACCGATGCCGATTTATTAATTTTCACCAAAAAACTAATCTCTAAAACGAATGCACTACAGCACCAAATTACCAAAAATGACAGCTTAAAAGTGATCTTTCCGTATACGCAAGAGGCAGTGTTTAAGATGAATTTGAAGGGATACGAAAACCTTTCTAAACAACATATTTTCTTTACCTATAAAAACATCAGTACAAAAAAATCACTCTTCAGTTTACCTTTGACCTATATGGGTTTTAGCGGTTACCTCAATCCTTTTACGAATGAAGCACAGGTCAATGACTTATTTCCTATGACTAATTTTCCGCTTGTTACTGCACACGAAATGGCGCACCAACTAGGATATGCCAGCGAGAGCGAGTGTAATTTTGTCGGATTTTTAGCTAGTATTAAAAACGAAGATATTTACATTCAATATTCGGGATATAGTTTTGCTTTGCGCTATTGCTTAAGCAATTGGAATAGAAGAGACGAAAAAACATTCAAAATATTACTAAAAAGCATCAACCCCGGAATTATAAAAAACTACCAAGAAACTGAAGCCTTTTGGGACAGTTATCAAAGCCCAATCGACACCGCTTTTCATGCTTTTTATGATCAATATTTGAAAGCCAACCAACAATCCGAAGGAATTGATAGTTATAGTAAGTTCTTGAATTTGTTGATTAATTATTCTGGAAAAGAGTCCCTAAGTTTCTAA
- a CDS encoding NAD(P)/FAD-dependent oxidoreductase, translating to MNIPNTTLPRIIIIGGGFAGIALAKKLKKQAVQVVLIDKNNYHTFQPLLYQVATGGLEAGSIAYPLRKVIQEYDNFYFRLTNVQEIDTKNQKVITEIGELSFDYLVMATGAKTNFFGNKEMERNSMAMKNIPQSLNIRSLILENFEQAVLTTVEAERNSLINFVLVGAGPTGVELAGALAEMKKAVLQKDYPDLDVSKMQINLIQSGDHILNTMSEKSSLAAEKFLKGLGVTIWKNVRVKSYNGHTVTTNTDLTFEAATVIWTAGVQGALVQGLPVDSLIERAARIRVNEFSQIKGYSNLFAIGDVACMETEAFPQGHPMMAQPALQQGKVLGENLVRLIQNKPMEAFEYNDKGSMATIGRNKAVVDLPKFHFSGVFAWIVWMLVHLFSLIGFKNKAVVFLSWVYNYIRFDRESRLIIRPFKKKSFVTFTSDEV from the coding sequence ATGAATATACCTAACACAACATTACCACGTATCATCATCATTGGAGGTGGATTTGCCGGAATCGCATTGGCTAAAAAGCTAAAAAAACAAGCGGTACAAGTGGTGTTGATTGATAAAAATAATTACCACACTTTTCAACCACTTCTTTATCAGGTGGCTACCGGAGGTCTTGAAGCTGGTTCTATTGCTTATCCACTGCGTAAAGTGATTCAGGAATATGATAATTTTTATTTTAGGCTGACCAATGTTCAAGAAATTGATACAAAAAATCAAAAAGTAATTACCGAAATAGGGGAGTTGTCTTTTGATTATTTGGTGATGGCAACGGGAGCGAAGACTAATTTTTTTGGCAACAAAGAAATGGAACGCAACAGCATGGCAATGAAAAATATTCCGCAATCGTTGAATATTCGTAGTTTGATTCTCGAAAATTTTGAGCAGGCGGTATTGACTACAGTAGAGGCCGAAAGAAACAGTTTAATCAATTTTGTGCTGGTAGGAGCAGGACCTACTGGAGTGGAATTAGCAGGAGCCTTGGCCGAAATGAAAAAGGCTGTGCTCCAAAAAGATTATCCCGATTTGGATGTTTCCAAGATGCAAATTAACTTGATTCAAAGTGGGGATCATATTTTAAATACAATGAGCGAGAAATCATCACTGGCAGCTGAGAAATTTCTGAAAGGTTTAGGCGTTACTATTTGGAAAAATGTACGTGTCAAAAGCTATAATGGTCATACTGTAACCACAAATACTGATTTGACCTTTGAAGCTGCTACCGTAATTTGGACGGCGGGTGTACAAGGAGCTTTGGTGCAAGGTTTACCAGTGGACTCATTGATCGAAAGAGCGGCTCGAATTCGTGTGAATGAGTTCAGTCAAATAAAAGGGTATAGCAATTTATTTGCAATTGGCGATGTTGCCTGCATGGAAACTGAAGCGTTCCCACAAGGGCATCCAATGATGGCACAACCAGCATTGCAACAAGGAAAAGTATTAGGGGAGAACTTGGTACGATTAATCCAAAACAAGCCTATGGAGGCTTTTGAGTACAACGACAAAGGTTCGATGGCTACAATTGGTCGCAACAAAGCCGTAGTTGACTTGCCTAAATTCCATTTTAGCGGTGTTTTCGCTTGGATTGTATGGATGTTGGTCCACCTTTTTTCATTGATTGGATTCAAAAATAAAGCAGTTGTATTTCTAAGTTGGGTCTACAATTACATCCGATTTGATCGCGAAAGTCGCTTGATTATTCGACCTTTCAAGAAGAAAAGTTTTGTGACTTTTACTAGTGATGAGGTTTAG
- a CDS encoding lysophospholipid acyltransferase family protein, whose amino-acid sequence MGLLKRNPFGHILFIKKWLIRLFGAMTHRRYRGFNELQIEGSEIIKNLPDTNVLFISNHQTYFADVVAMFHVFNASLSGRTDSIKNVCYLWQPKLNIYYVAAKETMQSGLLPRMMAYAGAISVERTWRAKGVDVVEKKDVNPDDTENIKMALEDGWVITFPQGTTKSFNPVRKGTAHIIKEHRPIVVPIVIDGFRRSFDKKGLRIKKKGILQSFIIKEPLEIDYDNDSIDDIVAKVEYAIEQHPSFLNVISIEDLEEQERLDKLRKYEV is encoded by the coding sequence ATGGGTTTGTTGAAACGAAATCCCTTTGGACATATCCTTTTTATAAAAAAATGGTTGATTCGGTTGTTTGGTGCAATGACACACAGGCGCTACCGTGGCTTCAATGAACTACAAATTGAAGGGTCGGAAATCATAAAAAATTTACCTGATACTAATGTGCTCTTTATTTCCAATCACCAAACTTATTTTGCAGATGTGGTGGCGATGTTTCATGTTTTTAATGCCAGCTTAAGTGGTCGTACTGACAGCATTAAAAATGTATGCTATTTATGGCAACCCAAACTTAATATCTATTATGTTGCCGCCAAAGAGACTATGCAATCGGGCCTTTTGCCTCGTATGATGGCCTATGCGGGTGCTATCTCGGTAGAGCGTACGTGGCGTGCAAAAGGTGTAGATGTTGTCGAAAAGAAAGATGTGAATCCAGATGATACCGAAAATATAAAAATGGCTCTTGAAGATGGTTGGGTAATCACTTTTCCGCAAGGAACAACCAAGTCTTTCAACCCTGTTCGAAAAGGAACTGCACACATTATTAAAGAACACCGACCGATTGTTGTCCCTATTGTAATTGATGGTTTTCGCCGATCTTTTGATAAAAAAGGATTACGAATCAAGAAAAAGGGCATTTTGCAGTCCTTTATAATCAAAGAACCTTTAGAAATTGATTATGATAACGATTCTATTGATGATATCGTGGCCAAAGTAGAATATGCCATTGAGCAGCACCCTTCTTTTCTGAATGTCATTTCGATAGAAGATTTAGAAGAGCAAGAGCGATTGGATAAATTGCGAAAATATGAAGTTTAG
- a CDS encoding NUDIX hydrolase: MDFSYFLEIVPHIVSASLPAAASHAKMAPMERMEELLKIDISKKMPRKAAVLMLFYPKGTQTTIVLIVRNVYEGVHSGQIAFPGGKYEIEDRDLSFTALRETHEEVGVIPDLVEIKKDFTPIYIPPSNFMVHPFLGISNTELDFTPDPSEVARIIELPLDVFLKDEILVNVTIPTSYAEEIEVPAFQIEEQIVWGATAMILSELKDVIKSVLQSQRGQ; this comes from the coding sequence ATGGATTTCAGCTATTTTTTAGAAATTGTTCCACATATAGTTTCAGCCTCACTACCTGCGGCAGCCTCACATGCAAAAATGGCGCCTATGGAACGTATGGAGGAACTTTTAAAAATTGATATTTCAAAAAAGATGCCCCGAAAAGCTGCCGTATTAATGTTGTTTTACCCAAAAGGCACTCAAACAACAATCGTTCTCATTGTGCGTAATGTGTATGAGGGCGTCCACTCGGGACAAATCGCTTTTCCGGGAGGTAAATACGAAATTGAAGATCGGGATCTGTCTTTTACTGCCTTGAGAGAAACGCACGAAGAAGTGGGTGTAATTCCTGATTTGGTCGAAATCAAAAAAGATTTTACACCAATCTATATTCCTCCAAGTAACTTTATGGTTCACCCTTTTTTAGGAATTAGTAATACCGAGCTTGATTTTACACCAGATCCATCAGAGGTAGCCCGTATAATTGAGCTGCCATTGGATGTTTTTTTGAAAGATGAAATTTTGGTAAACGTAACTATTCCAACCTCGTATGCAGAAGAGATTGAAGTTCCCGCTTTTCAAATTGAAGAGCAAATTGTGTGGGGAGCCACAGCGATGATTTTGAGCGAATTGAAAGATGTAATCAAGTCGGTATTGCAGTCACAGAGAGGGCAATAG
- a CDS encoding DUF4268 domain-containing protein translates to MYSKVESQKLKREFWVSFADKYPRKWVLYDTKIKDFSFKFFVDNKKAQVLIDIEQRSAEKRTAYFEKLEALKTILDEEFIKDLVFEKEYVLESGKTISRIWVEKDGVGFSNRYHWDAIFDFFFEKMNALELFYLEYDEFIKDID, encoded by the coding sequence ATGTATAGTAAAGTAGAGTCACAAAAATTAAAGAGAGAATTTTGGGTAAGTTTTGCCGACAAATACCCCCGCAAATGGGTTTTGTATGACACCAAAATCAAGGATTTTTCGTTTAAGTTTTTTGTTGACAATAAAAAAGCACAAGTTTTAATTGATATCGAGCAACGTAGCGCCGAAAAACGTACCGCCTATTTTGAAAAACTAGAAGCACTCAAAACTATTCTAGATGAGGAGTTTATAAAAGATTTAGTTTTCGAAAAAGAATATGTTCTCGAAAGCGGCAAAACAATCAGTCGTATTTGGGTTGAAAAAGATGGCGTTGGTTTTAGTAATCGTTACCACTGGGATGCTATATTTGATTTCTTTTTCGAAAAAATGAATGCGCTGGAGTTATTCTACTTGGAATATGATGAGTTTATAAAGGATATTGATTAA
- a CDS encoding DUF2268 domain-containing putative Zn-dependent protease (predicted Zn-dependent protease with a strongly conserved HExxH motif) produces MKNLLLLLTVLIFGRSFGQTPEFVISTADITHYWQAYDSLQKATDRVKQLRFVQEIYLDQATIGEKHFMVSRNHSAELLLDNILNYPKFWISLRSFTTEIQGRKKEIETAMLRFASLYPSFKQPDVYFTIGCLNSGGTTKNSEILIGAEIACATSAVDASELNPWLQSMFSANGDIVSLVAHEAGHTQQKMSDDENHDNSNLLGKCIREGSCDFISELVVQRPIKASYMTYGHAHEEEIWKLFQADMLGDETKNWLYNGDNAPYGIADLGYFIGYKICKSYYESSKDKKKALKDIIELDYTQKSVMQFFERSQNNSN; encoded by the coding sequence ATGAAGAACTTACTTTTATTATTAACTGTTTTAATTTTTGGTAGATCCTTTGGCCAAACTCCTGAATTTGTCATTTCAACAGCTGATATAACACACTATTGGCAAGCCTACGACAGTCTTCAAAAAGCCACCGATAGAGTAAAACAGTTACGTTTTGTTCAAGAAATATATTTAGACCAAGCAACAATAGGCGAAAAACATTTTATGGTGTCTAGAAATCATAGTGCTGAATTGCTTTTAGATAATATTTTGAATTATCCTAAATTTTGGATTTCGCTTAGATCGTTTACTACGGAGATTCAAGGAAGAAAGAAGGAGATTGAAACGGCTATGCTTCGGTTTGCAAGCTTATATCCAAGCTTTAAACAACCGGATGTTTATTTTACAATTGGTTGTTTAAATTCTGGTGGCACAACAAAAAATTCTGAAATATTGATAGGTGCAGAAATTGCATGCGCAACTTCTGCTGTAGATGCTTCAGAACTAAATCCTTGGCTTCAATCAATGTTTAGTGCAAATGGTGATATCGTAAGTTTGGTGGCTCATGAAGCTGGACATACGCAACAAAAAATGAGTGACGACGAAAATCATGACAATTCAAACCTACTAGGTAAATGCATTAGAGAAGGATCTTGCGATTTTATATCAGAATTGGTAGTACAGAGACCTATAAAGGCATCTTATATGACCTATGGGCATGCACATGAGGAGGAAATTTGGAAATTATTTCAGGCAGATATGTTGGGTGACGAGACAAAAAACTGGTTATACAACGGCGATAATGCTCCATATGGTATTGCCGATTTGGGATATTTTATAGGATATAAAATTTGCAAATCATACTATGAGTCGTCAAAGGATAAAAAGAAGGCTTTAAAAGACATAATTGAGTTAGATTATACACAAAAAAGCGTAATGCAATTTTTTGAACGATCTCAAAATAATAGCAATTAG